Proteins from a single region of Chelonoidis abingdonii isolate Lonesome George chromosome 20, CheloAbing_2.0, whole genome shotgun sequence:
- the TXNDC17 gene encoding thioredoxin domain-containing protein 17, whose protein sequence is MGWEERAVRGYSEFVQAAQQSRGRPVFALFCGDKDAQGRSWCPDCITAEPVVRSELNSLPDEAVFIYCQVGDRAYWKDPNNEFRKNLKLTAVPTLLKYGTPQKLVEEECLNRELVHMLFTED, encoded by the exons ATGGGCTGGGAGGAAAGGGCGGTGCGCGGCTACAGCGAGTTCGTGCAGGCGGCCCAGCAGAGCCGCGGCCGGCCCGTCTTCGCCTTGTTCTGCGGGGACAAGGATGCCCAGGGCCGGAGCTGGTGCCCGGACTGCATCACTG CTGAACCAGTGGTGCGGAGTGAATTAAATAGCCTGCCTGATGAAGCTGTATTCATATACTGCCAAGTCGGAGACCGAGCCTA CTGGAAAGACCCCAACAATGAGTTCAGAAAGAATCTGAAACTAACTGCAGTGCCAACACTACTTAAATATGGGACA cctcagaaGTTGGTAGAAGAAGAATGTCTTAACAGAGAgcttgtgcacatgttgtttactGAAGATTAA